In Leisingera methylohalidivorans DSM 14336, a single genomic region encodes these proteins:
- the mmsB gene encoding 3-hydroxyisobutyrate dehydrogenase, with protein sequence MKIGFIGLGNMGGPMAANLAKAGHQVTGFDMADVSIGGVTMAASGPEAAAGADAVITMLPNGAILRLVAAEVIPAMTKGAAFIDCSTVDVDSARAVAEQAEAAGLLSVDAPVSGGIGGAAGGTLTFMAGGSADAFAAAEPLFAIMGQKAVHCGEAGAGQAAKICNNMILGVTMIATCEAFALADKLGLDRQKMFDVVSTSSGYSWTMNAYCPAPGVGPQSPADNSYQPGFAAELMLKDLGLSQQAAESADADTPMGELAMALYKRFVEEEDGKGMDFSAMLPRFEKRSRDG encoded by the coding sequence ATGAAAATCGGATTTATCGGACTTGGCAACATGGGCGGGCCGATGGCTGCCAACCTGGCGAAGGCCGGCCATCAGGTCACCGGCTTTGACATGGCCGACGTCAGCATCGGCGGCGTCACCATGGCCGCGTCCGGCCCCGAGGCCGCCGCAGGCGCCGATGCCGTCATCACCATGCTGCCCAACGGCGCCATCCTGCGCCTTGTCGCCGCTGAAGTCATTCCGGCGATGACCAAGGGTGCTGCCTTCATCGACTGCTCCACCGTTGATGTGGACTCCGCCCGCGCAGTGGCCGAACAAGCCGAAGCCGCAGGTCTTCTGTCCGTCGACGCGCCCGTCTCCGGCGGCATCGGCGGCGCGGCCGGCGGCACGCTCACCTTCATGGCCGGCGGTTCGGCAGACGCCTTCGCTGCCGCGGAACCGCTGTTTGCTATCATGGGCCAGAAGGCCGTGCATTGCGGCGAGGCCGGCGCCGGCCAGGCTGCCAAGATCTGCAACAACATGATCCTCGGCGTCACCATGATTGCCACCTGCGAGGCCTTTGCACTGGCTGACAAGCTGGGTCTGGACCGCCAGAAGATGTTCGATGTGGTCTCCACCTCCTCCGGCTACAGCTGGACAATGAACGCCTATTGCCCAGCCCCCGGTGTCGGCCCGCAGTCGCCTGCAGACAACAGCTACCAGCCTGGGTTCGCGGCTGAACTGATGCTGAAGGACCTGGGCCTCAGCCAGCAGGCAGCAGAAAGTGCAGATGCCGACACGCCGATGGGCGAACTGGCGATGGCGCTTTACAAACGCTTCGTCGAAGAGGAAGACGGCAAGGGAATGGATTTCTCCGCCATGCTGCCCCGGTTTGAGAAGCGCAGCCGCGACGGCTGA
- a CDS encoding enoyl-CoA hydratase/isomerase family protein — MSEIHIRKSGQAGRITFTRPKALNAMSYEMCMAIGAAMRNWATDDSVKLVVINAEGDKAFCAGGDIAELYDTGTRGDYSYGRRFWRDEYRLNALIFEYKKPVISFMQGFTMGGGVGIGCHGTHRVVGETSQIAMPEVGIGLVPDVGGSLMLALAPDHLGEYLGMTAARMGAEDAILAGFADHFVPQDNWPALMTALEQGGSAALVEAAAEPAPKGKLRDLRQQTAAHFGKDSLEEILAGLEADGGDFAQGALKSLSRNSPLSMACTLEMLRRLRADGPAIRRSLDLEYRYTYRAMDKGDFLEGIRAQIIDKDRNPQWQYAGQPVPAQAVADMLAPLGADALTFEEELA; from the coding sequence ATGAGTGAAATCCATATCCGCAAATCCGGCCAGGCCGGCCGCATCACCTTCACCCGCCCCAAGGCGCTGAACGCGATGAGCTATGAGATGTGCATGGCGATCGGCGCCGCCATGCGCAACTGGGCAACGGATGACAGCGTCAAGCTGGTGGTGATCAACGCCGAAGGCGATAAGGCGTTTTGCGCCGGCGGTGACATTGCCGAGCTTTATGACACCGGCACCAGGGGCGACTATTCCTATGGCCGCAGGTTCTGGCGCGATGAATACCGGCTGAACGCGCTGATTTTTGAATACAAGAAGCCGGTGATCAGCTTCATGCAGGGTTTTACCATGGGCGGCGGGGTCGGCATCGGCTGCCACGGCACCCACCGGGTTGTGGGAGAGACCAGCCAGATCGCCATGCCCGAGGTGGGCATCGGCCTGGTGCCGGATGTGGGCGGCTCGCTGATGCTGGCGCTGGCGCCGGACCACCTGGGCGAATACCTTGGCATGACCGCGGCCCGCATGGGAGCGGAAGATGCAATCCTCGCGGGCTTTGCCGACCATTTTGTGCCGCAGGACAACTGGCCGGCCTTGATGACCGCGCTTGAACAGGGCGGCAGCGCAGCCCTGGTCGAAGCGGCCGCCGAACCGGCCCCCAAGGGCAAACTGCGCGACCTGCGCCAGCAGACGGCAGCACATTTCGGCAAGGACAGCCTTGAAGAGATTCTGGCGGGCCTTGAGGCCGATGGCGGAGACTTTGCACAGGGCGCGCTGAAATCGCTCAGCCGCAATTCGCCGCTGTCGATGGCCTGCACATTGGAAATGCTGCGCCGCCTGCGTGCCGATGGCCCGGCCATCCGCCGGTCGCTGGACCTGGAATACCGCTATACGTACCGGGCGATGGACAAGGGCGACTTCCTGGAAGGTATCCGGGCCCAGATCATTGACAAGGACCGCAATCCGCAGTGGCAATACGCGGGCCAGCCGGTGCCGGCACAGGCGGTTGCGGACATGCTGGCGCCGCTCGGCGCGGATGCGCTGACATTTGAGGAGGAACTCGCATGA
- a CDS encoding fatty acid desaturase gives MSIPNSTEQAATATKSARDWVKILAQYRDPNPWRSAFELAVTVVPFVLLWGLAWWALSVSYWLTLAISVLIAAFLLRLFTIQHDCGHGSFFANRHVSDWVGRIIGVLTLTPYDVWRRTHSIHHSTHGNLGKRGMGDIHTMTVAEYRAEGRWGRLMYRLYRHPVTLFAIGPGYLFFFQNRLPYGLMNQSRYWISAMGTNLTIVAALAVIWYFGGLMPLLLIFLPATLIAATAGLWLFYVQHQFETTQWESEEEWQLHDAALHGSSHYVLPPVLQWLSANIGIHHVHHLYSRIPFYRLPQVLRDHAELAEGNRMTIRESLANARLHLWDEDSKRLLSFAQARPLYS, from the coding sequence ATGAGCATTCCCAATTCCACCGAGCAGGCTGCGACGGCCACGAAATCAGCACGTGATTGGGTCAAGATCCTGGCTCAATACCGGGACCCGAACCCCTGGCGCAGCGCTTTTGAACTGGCGGTCACGGTGGTGCCTTTTGTCCTATTGTGGGGGCTGGCCTGGTGGGCGCTGTCGGTCAGCTACTGGCTGACGCTGGCAATCTCGGTGCTGATTGCGGCCTTTCTGCTGCGGCTGTTCACAATCCAGCACGACTGCGGCCATGGCTCTTTCTTCGCCAACCGCCATGTCAGCGACTGGGTGGGGCGGATCATCGGGGTGCTGACGCTGACGCCCTATGATGTCTGGCGCCGCACCCACTCGATCCACCACAGCACCCATGGCAACCTGGGCAAGCGCGGCATGGGCGACATTCACACCATGACGGTGGCCGAATACCGCGCCGAGGGGCGCTGGGGCCGGCTGATGTACCGGCTGTACCGCCATCCGGTCACCCTGTTTGCGATCGGGCCCGGCTATCTGTTCTTTTTCCAGAACCGCCTGCCCTATGGGCTGATGAATCAGAGCCGCTACTGGATCAGCGCCATGGGAACCAATCTGACCATCGTGGCGGCGCTTGCAGTGATCTGGTATTTCGGCGGGCTGATGCCGCTGCTGCTGATCTTCCTGCCTGCGACCCTCATTGCCGCCACCGCCGGGCTGTGGCTGTTCTATGTGCAGCACCAGTTTGAAACCACCCAATGGGAAAGTGAGGAAGAGTGGCAGCTGCATGACGCCGCTTTGCACGGCAGCTCGCATTATGTCCTGCCGCCGGTGCTGCAATGGCTCAGCGCCAATATCGGCATTCACCATGTGCACCACTTGTACAGCCGCATCCCGTTCTACCGGCTTCCGCAAGTGCTGCGCGACCATGCGGAACTGGCTGAAGGCAACCGGATGACGATCCGGGAAAGCCTGGCCAATGCACGGCTGCATCTGTGGGACGAAGACAGCAAGCGCCTGCTGTCTTTCGCCCAGGCCCGGCCGCTTTATTCCTGA
- a CDS encoding Hint domain-containing protein: MATATELNINSSATATQMAEEIFGDGVTVTSASYSGDALSSGIYSGAGTSTPGVAPADSGVILSTGYARDFTNSSGTADTNVRSNTSTNTTGVNNDADFNALAGAATRDASFLEIDFTPDGDLLTIDFVLSSEEYPEFATSQYNDVVGVWVNGAEAQVSIGDGTASIGNINDGTENIYVDNTGDQYNTEMDGFTITLTFAAPVNAGEINTLKIGVADTLDSSYDTNLLIAGGSVQTAVVAQDDQEDIAINKTRVVDVLDNDSTATGGTLTITHINEQAVSAGGTVTLATGQQITLNADGTLTVATDGDLETVYFNYTADTGLGHSDTGLVEINQTVPCFLRGTLIRVPGGEIPVEELRPGMEVLTYDNGPQTLQWTGSRKVACTPQTAPIRFARGSCGNTRDLYVSPQHRMLVRGQKAELLFGADEVLIKAKDLVNDSTIRPALDIREAQYVHLLFGRHQILWADGALSESYQPGPQTAADFDSGTLAEIRDLFPELCTDTGRGYGNAVRLALRSHEARVLAAA, encoded by the coding sequence ATGGCCACGGCAACGGAACTGAACATCAACTCCTCCGCGACCGCCACCCAGATGGCGGAGGAAATCTTTGGCGACGGCGTCACCGTGACCAGCGCCAGCTACAGCGGCGACGCTCTGTCCTCCGGCATCTATTCCGGCGCCGGTACCAGCACCCCCGGCGTGGCGCCCGCGGACTCCGGCGTGATCCTGTCAACCGGCTATGCGCGCGACTTTACCAACAGCAGCGGCACCGCCGACACGAACGTCCGCAGCAACACCAGCACCAATACCACCGGCGTCAACAATGACGCCGATTTCAACGCCTTGGCCGGGGCCGCCACCCGCGACGCCTCATTCCTGGAAATCGATTTCACCCCGGACGGCGATCTGCTGACCATCGACTTTGTGCTGTCCTCCGAGGAATACCCCGAGTTCGCCACCTCGCAATACAATGACGTGGTCGGTGTCTGGGTGAACGGGGCCGAGGCCCAGGTCTCCATCGGCGACGGCACTGCCTCGATCGGCAATATCAACGATGGCACCGAAAACATCTATGTCGACAACACCGGTGATCAGTACAACACCGAAATGGACGGGTTCACCATCACCCTGACCTTTGCCGCCCCGGTGAATGCAGGGGAGATCAACACCCTAAAGATCGGCGTCGCCGATACTTTGGACAGCAGCTATGATACCAACCTGCTGATTGCCGGCGGGTCGGTGCAGACAGCCGTGGTCGCGCAGGATGACCAGGAAGACATCGCCATCAACAAGACCCGTGTGGTGGATGTTCTGGACAATGACAGCACCGCCACCGGCGGCACGCTGACGATCACCCATATCAACGAACAGGCGGTTTCAGCCGGCGGCACCGTCACCCTGGCCACCGGCCAGCAGATCACCCTCAATGCCGATGGAACACTGACCGTGGCCACGGACGGCGACCTGGAAACCGTTTATTTCAATTACACGGCGGACACTGGCCTGGGCCATTCGGACACCGGACTGGTCGAGATCAATCAGACCGTGCCCTGTTTCCTGCGCGGCACCCTGATCCGGGTGCCCGGCGGCGAGATCCCGGTTGAGGAACTGCGCCCCGGCATGGAGGTTCTGACCTACGACAACGGGCCTCAGACCCTGCAATGGACCGGCAGCCGTAAGGTTGCATGCACGCCGCAAACCGCTCCGATCCGTTTTGCCAGGGGCAGCTGCGGCAACACCCGCGACCTCTATGTGTCCCCGCAGCACCGGATGCTGGTCCGCGGCCAGAAGGCTGAGCTGCTGTTCGGCGCGGACGAGGTTCTGATCAAGGCCAAGGACCTGGTGAACGACAGCACCATCCGCCCCGCGCTGGACATCCGGGAAGCGCAGTATGTCCACCTGCTGTTCGGCCGCCACCAGATTCTCTGGGCCGACGGCGCCCTCAGCGAAAGCTACCAGCCCGGCCCGCAAACAGCCGCAGATTTTGATTCCGGAACGCTGGCGGAAATCCGCGATTTGTTTCCGGAACTCTGCACCGACACCGGGCGCGGATACGGAAATGCCGTGCGGCTGGCCCTGCGCAGCCATGAAGCGCGGGTTCTTGCCGCCGCCTGA
- a CDS encoding MFS transporter, whose translation MTASGSTRWGLILAVWGAGLGAAAQYGKISVIFGRMGELYPQAGTALSFSVSLVGTLGILLGAVAGLYVAAFGYRRTLVWALWTGAAVSVLQALHLPFGLFLASRVAEGLSHLGIVVAGPVLIAQLSSDRRRGLAMTLWSTFFAVAFTLLAWIGLPLARAWGLQALFGAHAAVMAGLALLLGFALRDVPVPQRAPLPRLRELPGLHLPVYRSPWISAPAAGWLFYTCCFVAVLTVIPPYIAEDMRAFVLGAMPLASIAVSMTLGVYLLRLLPAVRLAQLGFLACAAAALWLWAMPGAPAACIAMAGGMGLVQGGSFAAVPQLNESAAARAQSSGAIAQMGNLGNTIGTPLMVLALAGGGFGGMMAVLLVLFLSGAGVHGLLSARRRAMA comes from the coding sequence ATGACGGCATCCGGAAGCACCCGCTGGGGGCTGATCCTGGCGGTCTGGGGCGCGGGGCTGGGGGCGGCTGCGCAATACGGCAAGATCTCGGTGATCTTCGGCCGGATGGGCGAGCTGTATCCGCAGGCGGGCACTGCGCTCAGCTTTTCGGTGTCGCTGGTCGGGACGCTGGGTATTTTGCTGGGGGCGGTTGCGGGGCTTTATGTGGCCGCTTTCGGCTACCGCCGCACGCTGGTCTGGGCGCTGTGGACGGGGGCGGCGGTGTCTGTCCTGCAGGCGCTGCATCTGCCGTTCGGCCTGTTTCTGGCGTCCCGGGTGGCCGAGGGGCTGTCGCATCTGGGCATCGTGGTGGCCGGACCGGTGCTGATTGCGCAGCTGAGTTCGGACCGGAGGCGGGGGCTGGCCATGACCCTGTGGAGCACCTTCTTTGCCGTGGCCTTTACCCTGCTGGCCTGGATCGGTCTGCCGCTGGCCCGTGCCTGGGGGTTGCAGGCGCTGTTTGGCGCCCATGCGGCGGTAATGGCGGGGCTGGCGCTGCTGCTGGGCTTTGCCTTGCGCGATGTGCCGGTGCCGCAACGCGCGCCGCTGCCGCGGCTGCGGGAATTGCCGGGGCTGCATCTGCCGGTCTACCGCTCGCCGTGGATTTCGGCGCCGGCCGCGGGCTGGCTGTTTTACACCTGCTGTTTTGTGGCGGTGCTGACGGTGATCCCGCCTTATATCGCCGAGGACATGCGCGCCTTTGTGCTGGGAGCAATGCCGCTGGCCAGCATTGCAGTGTCGATGACTCTGGGGGTGTATCTGCTGCGGCTGCTGCCGGCGGTGCGGCTGGCGCAGCTGGGGTTCCTGGCCTGCGCCGCCGCCGCCCTGTGGCTGTGGGCCATGCCCGGCGCGCCGGCCGCCTGCATCGCCATGGCGGGGGGCATGGGGCTGGTGCAGGGCGGATCCTTTGCCGCGGTGCCGCAGCTGAACGAAAGTGCCGCCGCGCGGGCGCAATCCAGCGGCGCGATTGCGCAGATGGGCAATCTGGGCAACACAATCGGCACCCCGCTGATGGTGCTGGCCCTGGCCGGCGGCGGCTTCGGCGGCATGATGGCTGTGCTGCTGGTGCTGTTCCTGAGCGGTGCCGGGGTGCATGGCCTGCTGTCAGCGCGGCGGCGCGCCATGGCGTAA
- the uvrA gene encoding excinuclease ABC subunit UvrA, translating to MAELKSIEVRGAREHNLKSIDVDIPRDELVVITGLSGSGKSSLAFDTIYAEGQRRYVESLSAYARQFLDMMEKPDVDHISGLSPAISIEQKTTSKNPRSTVGTVTEIYDYMRLLFARAGTPYSPATGKPIEAQQVQDMVDRIMEMEAGTRGYLLAPIVRDRKGEYKKEFLELRKQGFQRVKVDGAFYELDEPPVLDKKFRHDIDVVVDRLVVREGMETRLADSLRTALDLADGIAILETAPREGDPERITFSENFACPVSGFTIPEIEPRLFSFNAPFGACPECDGLGVELFFDERLVVPDQSLKVYDGALAPWRKGKSPYFLQTIEAIAKHYQFDKNTVWKDLPEKVQQVFLYGSGEEEIMFRYDEGGRVYQVERTFEGVIPNMERRYRETDSNWIREEFERYQNNRHCHHCEGYRLRDEALAVKIAGVHVGQVVQLSIREALTWIEDVPNHLSPQKQEIARAIVKEIRERLGFLNNVGLEYLTLSRNSGTLSGGESQRIRLASQIGSGLTGVLYVLDEPSIGLHQRDNDRLIGTLKNLRDQGNTVIVVEHDEDMIRQADYVFDIGPGAGVHGGEVVSHGTPQAIAADAGSITGQYLSGTREIAVPAKRRKGNKKKIKVVKATGNNLKEVTAEFPLGKFVCVTGVSGGGKSTLTIETLFKTASMRLNGARQTPAPCESIKGLEHLDKVIDIDQRPIGRTPRSNPATYTGAFTPIRDWFAGLPEAKTRGYKPGRFSFNVKGGRCEACQGDGVIKIEMHFLPDVYVTCETCKGARYNRETLEIKFKGKSIADVLDMTVEDAQEFFQAVPSIRDKMDALMRVGLGYIKVGQQATTLSGGEAQRVKLSKELAKRSTGRTLYILDEPTTGLHFEDVKKLLEVLHELVEQGNSVVVIEHNLDVVKTSDWIIDIGPEGGDGGGEIVAAGTPEAVADEPRSHTGRYLKDMLQTRKVAAE from the coding sequence ATGGCTGAGCTGAAATCCATCGAAGTGCGCGGCGCGCGCGAGCATAATCTGAAGAGCATCGACGTGGATATTCCGCGCGATGAACTGGTGGTGATCACCGGACTTTCGGGCTCGGGCAAGTCCAGCCTGGCGTTTGACACCATCTATGCCGAAGGCCAGCGCCGCTATGTGGAATCGCTCAGCGCCTATGCGCGGCAGTTCCTGGACATGATGGAAAAGCCGGATGTGGACCATATCAGCGGTCTGTCCCCGGCAATCTCGATTGAGCAGAAAACCACCTCGAAGAACCCGCGCTCGACCGTTGGCACGGTGACCGAGATCTATGACTATATGCGGCTGCTGTTCGCCCGGGCAGGCACGCCCTATTCTCCGGCCACCGGCAAGCCGATCGAGGCGCAGCAGGTGCAGGACATGGTCGACCGGATCATGGAGATGGAGGCGGGCACCCGCGGCTATCTGCTGGCGCCGATCGTCCGCGACCGCAAGGGCGAGTACAAGAAAGAATTCCTGGAACTGCGCAAGCAGGGCTTTCAGCGGGTGAAGGTGGACGGGGCGTTTTATGAGCTCGACGAGCCGCCCGTGCTGGACAAGAAGTTCCGCCATGACATCGACGTTGTTGTTGACCGGCTGGTGGTGCGCGAGGGCATGGAGACCCGGCTGGCGGATTCCCTGCGCACGGCGCTGGATCTGGCCGATGGCATCGCCATTCTGGAAACCGCGCCGCGGGAAGGCGATCCGGAGCGGATCACCTTTTCCGAAAACTTTGCCTGTCCGGTCAGCGGTTTCACCATTCCCGAGATCGAGCCGCGGCTGTTTTCCTTCAACGCGCCGTTCGGGGCCTGTCCGGAATGCGATGGCCTGGGGGTGGAGCTGTTCTTTGATGAACGTCTGGTGGTGCCGGATCAGTCCTTGAAAGTTTATGACGGGGCGCTGGCGCCCTGGCGCAAGGGCAAATCCCCCTATTTCCTGCAGACCATCGAGGCCATCGCCAAGCATTACCAGTTCGATAAGAACACGGTCTGGAAGGATCTGCCGGAGAAGGTGCAGCAGGTGTTCCTTTATGGCTCCGGCGAGGAAGAGATCATGTTCCGCTATGATGAGGGCGGGCGGGTATATCAGGTGGAGCGCACCTTTGAGGGCGTGATCCCGAATATGGAGCGGCGTTACCGCGAGACGGATTCGAACTGGATCCGCGAGGAATTCGAGCGCTATCAGAACAACCGCCATTGCCACCACTGCGAGGGCTACCGGCTGCGTGACGAAGCGCTGGCGGTGAAGATCGCGGGTGTGCATGTGGGGCAGGTGGTGCAGCTGTCGATCCGCGAGGCGCTGACCTGGATCGAGGATGTGCCGAACCATCTGAGCCCGCAAAAACAAGAGATCGCGCGGGCCATCGTCAAGGAGATCCGCGAACGTCTTGGATTTCTGAACAACGTCGGGCTGGAGTATCTGACGCTGAGCCGCAATTCCGGAACCCTGTCCGGCGGCGAAAGCCAGCGGATCCGGCTGGCGTCGCAGATCGGCTCGGGCCTGACCGGGGTTCTGTATGTGCTGGATGAGCCGTCCATCGGCTTGCATCAGCGCGACAACGACCGGCTGATCGGCACCCTGAAGAACCTGCGCGATCAGGGCAATACGGTGATCGTGGTGGAGCATGACGAGGACATGATCCGGCAGGCGGATTACGTGTTCGACATCGGCCCCGGTGCCGGGGTGCATGGCGGCGAGGTGGTCAGCCACGGCACGCCGCAGGCGATTGCCGCCGATGCCGGCTCGATCACCGGGCAGTATTTGTCAGGCACCCGCGAGATTGCGGTGCCGGCCAAGCGGCGCAAGGGCAACAAGAAGAAGATCAAGGTGGTGAAGGCCACCGGCAACAACCTGAAAGAAGTGACGGCGGAGTTCCCGCTGGGCAAGTTTGTCTGCGTGACAGGCGTGTCCGGCGGCGGCAAGTCGACGCTGACCATCGAGACGCTGTTCAAGACCGCCTCGATGCGGCTGAACGGCGCGCGGCAGACCCCGGCACCCTGCGAAAGCATCAAGGGGCTGGAGCATCTGGACAAGGTGATCGACATCGACCAGCGCCCGATCGGGCGCACGCCGCGGTCGAACCCGGCGACCTATACCGGCGCCTTCACCCCGATCCGCGACTGGTTCGCCGGTCTGCCGGAGGCCAAGACGCGGGGGTACAAGCCGGGGCGGTTCTCGTTCAACGTCAAGGGCGGCCGCTGCGAGGCCTGCCAGGGCGATGGCGTCATCAAGATCGAGATGCATTTCCTGCCCGACGTCTATGTGACCTGCGAGACCTGCAAGGGCGCGCGCTATAACCGCGAGACGCTGGAGATCAAGTTCAAGGGCAAGAGCATTGCCGATGTGCTGGATATGACGGTGGAGGATGCGCAGGAGTTCTTCCAGGCGGTGCCGTCGATCCGCGACAAGATGGATGCGCTGATGCGGGTCGGGCTGGGCTATATCAAGGTCGGCCAGCAGGCGACAACCCTGTCGGGCGGCGAAGCGCAGCGGGTGAAACTGTCGAAGGAGCTGGCGAAACGCTCGACCGGGCGGACGCTGTATATTCTGGACGAGCCGACCACGGGGCTGCATTTCGAAGATGTGAAGAAGCTGCTGGAAGTGCTGCATGAGCTGGTCGAGCAGGGCAACTCGGTGGTGGTGATCGAACACAATCTGGATGTGGTCAAGACGTCCGACTGGATTATCGACATCGGCCCCGAAGGCGGTGACGGCGGCGGCGAGATTGTTGCCGCGGGCACGCCCGAAGCCGTGGCGGATGAGCCGCGCAGCCACACCGGGCGCTATCTGAAGGACATGCTGCAGACACGGAAAGTGGCGGCGGAATAA
- a CDS encoding L,D-transpeptidase, whose product MTRLKITRRTTLMGLGASLAAPSLLRAQSTDAFPQDEPAIREERPVQRNVSAFSQQNWQDHFDTLGSGCLLADISSRALHYWGPDGETYRLFPSSVPMTEDLTKRGYTKVVRKRENPSWTPTQNMRERDPSLPQRIEGGVPGNPLGTRAMYLDWPAYLVHGTHDTRKIGRQSSSGCIGLYNQHVEELYELVQIGTQVRLL is encoded by the coding sequence ATGACCCGATTAAAGATCACCCGCCGCACCACCCTGATGGGCCTTGGCGCCTCTTTGGCCGCTCCGTCCCTCCTGCGGGCCCAATCCACGGACGCCTTTCCGCAGGACGAACCGGCCATCCGCGAAGAACGGCCGGTGCAGCGCAATGTATCCGCCTTCTCGCAGCAGAACTGGCAGGACCATTTCGATACGCTCGGCAGCGGCTGCCTGCTGGCCGATATCAGCTCCCGCGCGCTGCACTACTGGGGGCCGGACGGGGAAACCTACCGGCTGTTCCCCTCGTCTGTCCCGATGACCGAGGATCTGACCAAACGCGGCTACACCAAAGTGGTGCGCAAACGGGAAAACCCAAGCTGGACACCGACCCAGAACATGCGCGAACGCGACCCCAGCCTGCCCCAGCGCATTGAGGGCGGCGTGCCGGGCAACCCGCTGGGCACCCGCGCGATGTATCTGGACTGGCCGGCCTATCTGGTGCATGGCACCCATGACACCCGCAAGATCGGACGGCAAAGCTCCTCCGGCTGTATCGGCCTCTATAACCAGCACGTCGAAGAACTGTATGAGCTGGTGCAAATCGGCACCCAGGTGCGGCTGCTGTAA
- a CDS encoding acyl-CoA dehydrogenase family protein, translated as MDFALTEEQQAIFDMAHAFGQENIAPHSRQWEKDGTIPKSLWPRLAELGFGGLYVSEEYGGSGLSRLDATLVFEALAMADPAIGSFLSIHNMCGGMIDKFGSEETKQKWLPALCSMDKIFSYCLTEPGSGSDAAALKTRAERTNDGYTLNGTKAFISGGSYSDAYVVMCRTGEDGPKGISTVVVEDGAPGLSFGALEEKMGWKAQPTSQVQFDDCHIPADNLIGEEGRGFSYAMAGLDGGRLNISAGALGGAQTALDQTVQYMSERKAFGKSINQFQALQFRLAEYETRLQAARTFLRQAAWKLDTGAHDAGKFCAMAKLMVTDTAFDVANGCLQLHGGYGYLADYGVEKIVRDLRVHQILEGTNEIMRLIVARQLIAE; from the coding sequence ATGGATTTCGCACTGACTGAGGAACAGCAGGCCATTTTCGACATGGCCCATGCGTTCGGCCAGGAAAATATCGCGCCGCATTCCCGGCAGTGGGAAAAAGACGGCACAATCCCCAAATCCCTGTGGCCGCGGCTGGCGGAGCTTGGCTTCGGCGGGCTGTATGTCTCCGAGGAATACGGCGGCTCCGGCCTCAGCCGTCTTGATGCCACCCTTGTGTTCGAGGCCCTGGCGATGGCGGACCCGGCGATCGGCTCGTTCCTGTCGATCCACAACATGTGCGGCGGCATGATCGACAAGTTCGGCTCGGAGGAGACCAAACAGAAGTGGCTGCCCGCGCTCTGTTCAATGGACAAGATCTTCTCCTATTGCCTGACCGAACCCGGTTCCGGCTCGGATGCTGCAGCCCTTAAAACCCGCGCCGAGCGGACCAATGACGGCTACACGCTGAACGGCACCAAGGCGTTCATCTCCGGCGGTTCCTACTCCGACGCCTATGTCGTGATGTGCCGCACCGGCGAGGACGGCCCCAAGGGGATCTCCACCGTGGTGGTCGAGGACGGCGCCCCGGGTCTGTCGTTCGGTGCGCTGGAGGAAAAGATGGGCTGGAAGGCGCAGCCGACATCGCAGGTGCAGTTCGACGATTGCCATATCCCGGCGGACAACCTGATCGGCGAGGAAGGCCGCGGTTTTTCCTACGCGATGGCAGGCCTCGACGGCGGACGGCTGAACATTTCGGCAGGTGCCCTGGGCGGCGCCCAGACAGCGCTGGACCAGACCGTGCAATACATGTCCGAGCGCAAGGCGTTCGGCAAATCCATCAACCAGTTCCAGGCGCTGCAGTTCCGGCTGGCGGAATATGAAACCCGCCTGCAGGCCGCCCGCACCTTTCTGCGCCAGGCGGCGTGGAAACTGGACACCGGCGCCCATGACGCCGGCAAGTTCTGCGCCATGGCCAAGCTGATGGTCACCGACACCGCCTTTGACGTTGCCAACGGCTGCCTGCAGCTGCACGGCGGCTATGGCTATCTGGCTGACTACGGCGTCGAGAAGATCGTCCGCGACCTGCGGGTGCATCAGATCCTGGAAGGCACCAACGAGATCATGCGCCTGATAGTCGCGCGCCAGCTGATTGCAGAGTAA